Proteins co-encoded in one Ictalurus punctatus breed USDA103 chromosome 18, Coco_2.0, whole genome shotgun sequence genomic window:
- the LOC108279195 gene encoding gig2-like protein DreN codes for MPITFSGWEAFCENFKQLEPGKAPKKSHSYTMFHGTHKSNAQTIITTGFKPSAGGTLGAGVYCSRDINKAKAYPACCSPNDRVVFELQVRVGKVKRIDSQCMHLQTTWHQNGYDTAWLPASVTGFEEDCVWDPKRLTVVGIAHCEDAGVKNSLESLIKQQGRGPGQEESGQAGKPCKNCGMQTQKPHTLVKCWVCKTAICPFMNKHMCSKK; via the coding sequence ATGCCAATCACGTTCAGCGGATGGGAGGCCTTCTGCGAAAACTTTAAGCAGCTGGAACCAGGCAAGGCCCCCAAAAAAAGCCACAGTTACACCATGTTCCATGGGACACACAAGAGCAACGCCCAAACTATAATAACTACAGGATTTAAGCCTTCAGCCGGAGGAACACTGGGAGCTGGTGTCTACTGCAGCAGGGACATTAACAAAGCCAAAGCCTACCCAGCATGCTGTTCTCCTAATGACAGAGTAGTGTTCGAGCTGCAGGTAAGAGTGGGCAAGGTAAAGAGAATTGACAGCCAGTGCATGCATCTGCAGACCACGTGGCATCAGAATGGATACGACACAGCCTGGCTGCCTGCCTCTGTGACTGGCTTTGAGGAAGACTGCGTGTGGGACCCAAAGAGGCTCACAGTTGTCGGTATAGCACACTGTGAGGATGCTGGCGTAAAGAATTCTTTGGAGAGTCTCATAAAGCAGCAAGGAAGAGGACCAGGACAAGAGGAAAGTGGGCAAGCAGGGAAACCTTGCAAGAACTGTGGAATGCAAACACAAAAGCCACACACTTTGGTGAAGTGCTGGGTCTGTAAGACAGCCATATGTCCCTTCATGAATAAGCACATGTGCTCGAAGAAGTGA